One Rhinolophus sinicus isolate RSC01 linkage group LG06, ASM3656204v1, whole genome shotgun sequence DNA window includes the following coding sequences:
- the DNAJC4 gene encoding dnaJ homolog subfamily C member 4 isoform X11 yields MVATAGSLPACRHAAPAPMPAVAPQPSHPALRRGHPAALHPDRDPGNPALHSRFVELSEAYQVLSREQSRRNYDHQLRWATPPKSPGTTAHPRSAHQTHSSSWTDPNAQYWAQFHGVRPQGPESRQQQHRHNQRVMGYCLLIMLAGMGLHYAAFRKLEQMHRSFMDEKDRIITAIYNDTRARARANRARLQQEQQQRQQLQPPPGPPPGPGIVPPGTSP; encoded by the exons ATGGTGGCAACCGCGGGGTCC CTGCCCGCCTGCCGCCATGCTGCCCCTGCGCCTATGCCGGCTGTGGCCCCGCAGCCCTCCCACCCGGCTCTTCGCAGAGGCCACCCGGCAGCG ctgcACCCTGACCGGGACCCTGGGAACCCGGCCCTGCACAGCCGCTTTGTGGAGCTGAGTGAAGCGTATCAAGTGCTTAGCCGGGAACAGAGTCGCCGCAACTACGACCACCAGCTCCGCTGGGCAACTCCCCCAAAGTCTCCAGGAACCACAGCCCATCCCAGGTCTGCTCATCAAACACACAG cAGCTCCTGGACAGACCCCAATGCACAATACTGGGCCCAGTTTCATGGCGTGAGGCCTCAGGGACCAGAATCGAGGCAGCAGCAGCACAGACACAACCAGCGGGTGATGGGGTACTGCCTCCTGATCATGCTGGCAGGCATGGGCCTGCACTATGCTGCCTTCAG GAAGCTGGAGCAGATGCATCGTAGCTTCATGGATGAAAAGGATCGGATCATCACAGCCATCTACAATGACACACGGGCCCGGGCCAG GGCCAACAGAGCCAGGCTCCAGCAGGAGCaacagcagaggcagcagctgcAGCCACCACCCGGGCCTCCCCCAGGCCCAGGGATAGTGCCCCCAGGCACCAGCCCGTGA
- the DNAJC4 gene encoding dnaJ homolog subfamily C member 4 isoform X10, whose translation MVATAGCPPAAMLPLRLCRLWPRSPPTRLFAEATRQRCLTGLSQVNFTFTAEDRIRDEGTATKVIQSGPSNYYELLGVHPGASPEQIKRAFFSKSKELHPDRDPGNPALHSRFVELSEAYQVLSREQSRRNYDHQLRWATPPKSPGTTAHPRSAHQTHRKLEQMHRSFMDEKDRIITAIYNDTRARARANRARLQQEQQQRQQLQPPPGPPPGPGIVPPGTSP comes from the exons ATGGTGGCAACCGCGGG CTGCCCGCCTGCCGCCATGCTGCCCCTGCGCCTATGCCGGCTGTGGCCCCGCAGCCCTCCCACCCGGCTCTTCGCAGAGGCCACCCGGCAGCG GTGCCTTACAGGCTTGTCTCAGGTAAACTTCACCTTCACTGCTGAGGACAGGATCAGAGATGAAGGGACAGCCACCAAGGTTATACA GTCTGGCCCCAGTAACTACTATGAACTGTTGGGGGTGCATCCTGGTGCCAGCCCTGAACAAATTAAACGAGCTTTCTTCTCCAAGTCCAAAGAG ctgcACCCTGACCGGGACCCTGGGAACCCGGCCCTGCACAGCCGCTTTGTGGAGCTGAGTGAAGCGTATCAAGTGCTTAGCCGGGAACAGAGTCGCCGCAACTACGACCACCAGCTCCGCTGGGCAACTCCCCCAAAGTCTCCAGGAACCACAGCCCATCCCAGGTCTGCTCATCAAACACACAG GAAGCTGGAGCAGATGCATCGTAGCTTCATGGATGAAAAGGATCGGATCATCACAGCCATCTACAATGACACACGGGCCCGGGCCAG GGCCAACAGAGCCAGGCTCCAGCAGGAGCaacagcagaggcagcagctgcAGCCACCACCCGGGCCTCCCCCAGGCCCAGGGATAGTGCCCCCAGGCACCAGCCCGTGA
- the DNAJC4 gene encoding dnaJ homolog subfamily C member 4 isoform X6, with translation MVATAGCPPAAMLPLRLCRLWPRSPPTRLFAEATRQRSGPSNYYELLGVHPGASPEQIKRAFFSKSKELHPDRDPGNPALHSRFVELSEAYQVLSREQSRRNYDHQLRWATPPKSPGTTAHPRSAHQTHSSWTDPNAQYWAQFHGVRPQGPESRQQQHRHNQRVMGYCLLIMLAGMGLHYAAFRKLEQMHRSFMDEKDRIITAIYNDTRARARANRARLQQEQQQRQQLQPPPGPPPGPGIVPPGTSP, from the exons ATGGTGGCAACCGCGGG CTGCCCGCCTGCCGCCATGCTGCCCCTGCGCCTATGCCGGCTGTGGCCCCGCAGCCCTCCCACCCGGCTCTTCGCAGAGGCCACCCGGCAGCG GTCTGGCCCCAGTAACTACTATGAACTGTTGGGGGTGCATCCTGGTGCCAGCCCTGAACAAATTAAACGAGCTTTCTTCTCCAAGTCCAAAGAG ctgcACCCTGACCGGGACCCTGGGAACCCGGCCCTGCACAGCCGCTTTGTGGAGCTGAGTGAAGCGTATCAAGTGCTTAGCCGGGAACAGAGTCGCCGCAACTACGACCACCAGCTCCGCTGGGCAACTCCCCCAAAGTCTCCAGGAACCACAGCCCATCCCAGGTCTGCTCATCAAACACACAG CTCCTGGACAGACCCCAATGCACAATACTGGGCCCAGTTTCATGGCGTGAGGCCTCAGGGACCAGAATCGAGGCAGCAGCAGCACAGACACAACCAGCGGGTGATGGGGTACTGCCTCCTGATCATGCTGGCAGGCATGGGCCTGCACTATGCTGCCTTCAG GAAGCTGGAGCAGATGCATCGTAGCTTCATGGATGAAAAGGATCGGATCATCACAGCCATCTACAATGACACACGGGCCCGGGCCAG GGCCAACAGAGCCAGGCTCCAGCAGGAGCaacagcagaggcagcagctgcAGCCACCACCCGGGCCTCCCCCAGGCCCAGGGATAGTGCCCCCAGGCACCAGCCCGTGA
- the DNAJC4 gene encoding dnaJ homolog subfamily C member 4 isoform X7: MVATAGSLPACRHAAPAPMPAVAPQPSHPALRRGHPAAVPYRLVSGLAPVTTMNCWGCILVPALNKLNELSSPSPKSRFVELSEAYQVLSREQSRRNYDHQLRWATPPKSPGTTAHPRSAHQTHSSSWTDPNAQYWAQFHGVRPQGPESRQQQHRHNQRVMGYCLLIMLAGMGLHYAAFRKLEQMHRSFMDEKDRIITAIYNDTRARARANRARLQQEQQQRQQLQPPPGPPPGPGIVPPGTSP; this comes from the exons ATGGTGGCAACCGCGGGGTCC CTGCCCGCCTGCCGCCATGCTGCCCCTGCGCCTATGCCGGCTGTGGCCCCGCAGCCCTCCCACCCGGCTCTTCGCAGAGGCCACCCGGCAGCG GTGCCTTACAGGCTTGTCTCAG GTCTGGCCCCAGTAACTACTATGAACTGTTGGGGGTGCATCCTGGTGCCAGCCCTGAACAAATTAAACGAGCTTTCTTCTCCAAGTCCAAAGAG CCGCTTTGTGGAGCTGAGTGAAGCGTATCAAGTGCTTAGCCGGGAACAGAGTCGCCGCAACTACGACCACCAGCTCCGCTGGGCAACTCCCCCAAAGTCTCCAGGAACCACAGCCCATCCCAGGTCTGCTCATCAAACACACAG cAGCTCCTGGACAGACCCCAATGCACAATACTGGGCCCAGTTTCATGGCGTGAGGCCTCAGGGACCAGAATCGAGGCAGCAGCAGCACAGACACAACCAGCGGGTGATGGGGTACTGCCTCCTGATCATGCTGGCAGGCATGGGCCTGCACTATGCTGCCTTCAG GAAGCTGGAGCAGATGCATCGTAGCTTCATGGATGAAAAGGATCGGATCATCACAGCCATCTACAATGACACACGGGCCCGGGCCAG GGCCAACAGAGCCAGGCTCCAGCAGGAGCaacagcagaggcagcagctgcAGCCACCACCCGGGCCTCCCCCAGGCCCAGGGATAGTGCCCCCAGGCACCAGCCCGTGA
- the DNAJC4 gene encoding dnaJ homolog subfamily C member 4 isoform X3, with product MVATAGCPPAAMLPLRLCRLWPRSPPTRLFAEATRQRCLTGLSQVNFTFTAEDRIRDEGTATKVIQSGPSNYYELLGVHPGASPEQIKRAFFSKSKELHPDRDPGNPALHSRFVELSEAYQVLSREQSRRNYDHQLRWATPPKSPGTTAHPRSAHQTHSSSWTDPNAQYWAQFHGVRPQGPESRQQQHRHNQRVMGYCLLIMLAGMGLHYAAFSWSRCIVASWMKRIGSSQPSTMTHGPGPGPTEPGSSRSNSRGSSCSHHPGLPQAQG from the exons ATGGTGGCAACCGCGGG CTGCCCGCCTGCCGCCATGCTGCCCCTGCGCCTATGCCGGCTGTGGCCCCGCAGCCCTCCCACCCGGCTCTTCGCAGAGGCCACCCGGCAGCG GTGCCTTACAGGCTTGTCTCAGGTAAACTTCACCTTCACTGCTGAGGACAGGATCAGAGATGAAGGGACAGCCACCAAGGTTATACA GTCTGGCCCCAGTAACTACTATGAACTGTTGGGGGTGCATCCTGGTGCCAGCCCTGAACAAATTAAACGAGCTTTCTTCTCCAAGTCCAAAGAG ctgcACCCTGACCGGGACCCTGGGAACCCGGCCCTGCACAGCCGCTTTGTGGAGCTGAGTGAAGCGTATCAAGTGCTTAGCCGGGAACAGAGTCGCCGCAACTACGACCACCAGCTCCGCTGGGCAACTCCCCCAAAGTCTCCAGGAACCACAGCCCATCCCAGGTCTGCTCATCAAACACACAG cAGCTCCTGGACAGACCCCAATGCACAATACTGGGCCCAGTTTCATGGCGTGAGGCCTCAGGGACCAGAATCGAGGCAGCAGCAGCACAGACACAACCAGCGGGTGATGGGGTACTGCCTCCTGATCATGCTGGCAGGCATGGGCCTGCACTATGCTGCCTTCAG CTGGAGCAGATGCATCGTAGCTTCATGGATGAAAAGGATCGGATCATCACAGCCATCTACAATGACACACGGGCCCGGGCCAG GGCCAACAGAGCCAGGCTCCAGCAGGAGCaacagcagaggcagcagctgcAGCCACCACCCGGGCCTCCCCCAGGCCCAGGGATAG
- the DNAJC4 gene encoding dnaJ homolog subfamily C member 4 isoform X2: MVATAGCPPAAMLPLRLCRLWPRSPPTRLFAEATRQRCLTGLSQVNFTFTAEDRIRDEGTATKVIQSGPSNYYELLGVHPGASPEQIKRAFFSKSKELHPDRDPGNPALHSRFVELSEAYQVLSREQSRRNYDHQLRWATPPKSPGTTAHPRSAHQTHSSWTDPNAQYWAQFHGVRPQGPESRQQQHRHNQRVMGYCLLIMLAGMGLHYAAFRKLEQMHRSFMDEKDRIITAIYNDTRARARANRARLQQEQQQRQQLQPPPGPPPGPGIVPPGTSP; the protein is encoded by the exons ATGGTGGCAACCGCGGG CTGCCCGCCTGCCGCCATGCTGCCCCTGCGCCTATGCCGGCTGTGGCCCCGCAGCCCTCCCACCCGGCTCTTCGCAGAGGCCACCCGGCAGCG GTGCCTTACAGGCTTGTCTCAGGTAAACTTCACCTTCACTGCTGAGGACAGGATCAGAGATGAAGGGACAGCCACCAAGGTTATACA GTCTGGCCCCAGTAACTACTATGAACTGTTGGGGGTGCATCCTGGTGCCAGCCCTGAACAAATTAAACGAGCTTTCTTCTCCAAGTCCAAAGAG ctgcACCCTGACCGGGACCCTGGGAACCCGGCCCTGCACAGCCGCTTTGTGGAGCTGAGTGAAGCGTATCAAGTGCTTAGCCGGGAACAGAGTCGCCGCAACTACGACCACCAGCTCCGCTGGGCAACTCCCCCAAAGTCTCCAGGAACCACAGCCCATCCCAGGTCTGCTCATCAAACACACAG CTCCTGGACAGACCCCAATGCACAATACTGGGCCCAGTTTCATGGCGTGAGGCCTCAGGGACCAGAATCGAGGCAGCAGCAGCACAGACACAACCAGCGGGTGATGGGGTACTGCCTCCTGATCATGCTGGCAGGCATGGGCCTGCACTATGCTGCCTTCAG GAAGCTGGAGCAGATGCATCGTAGCTTCATGGATGAAAAGGATCGGATCATCACAGCCATCTACAATGACACACGGGCCCGGGCCAG GGCCAACAGAGCCAGGCTCCAGCAGGAGCaacagcagaggcagcagctgcAGCCACCACCCGGGCCTCCCCCAGGCCCAGGGATAGTGCCCCCAGGCACCAGCCCGTGA
- the DNAJC4 gene encoding dnaJ homolog subfamily C member 4 isoform X12: MVATAGCPPAAMLPLRLCRLWPRSPPTRLFAEATRQRRFVELSEAYQVLSREQSRRNYDHQLRWATPPKSPGTTAHPRSAHQTHSSSWTDPNAQYWAQFHGVRPQGPESRQQQHRHNQRVMGYCLLIMLAGMGLHYAAFRKLEQMHRSFMDEKDRIITAIYNDTRARARANRARLQQEQQQRQQLQPPPGPPPGPGIVPPGTSP, from the exons ATGGTGGCAACCGCGGG CTGCCCGCCTGCCGCCATGCTGCCCCTGCGCCTATGCCGGCTGTGGCCCCGCAGCCCTCCCACCCGGCTCTTCGCAGAGGCCACCCGGCAGCG CCGCTTTGTGGAGCTGAGTGAAGCGTATCAAGTGCTTAGCCGGGAACAGAGTCGCCGCAACTACGACCACCAGCTCCGCTGGGCAACTCCCCCAAAGTCTCCAGGAACCACAGCCCATCCCAGGTCTGCTCATCAAACACACAG cAGCTCCTGGACAGACCCCAATGCACAATACTGGGCCCAGTTTCATGGCGTGAGGCCTCAGGGACCAGAATCGAGGCAGCAGCAGCACAGACACAACCAGCGGGTGATGGGGTACTGCCTCCTGATCATGCTGGCAGGCATGGGCCTGCACTATGCTGCCTTCAG GAAGCTGGAGCAGATGCATCGTAGCTTCATGGATGAAAAGGATCGGATCATCACAGCCATCTACAATGACACACGGGCCCGGGCCAG GGCCAACAGAGCCAGGCTCCAGCAGGAGCaacagcagaggcagcagctgcAGCCACCACCCGGGCCTCCCCCAGGCCCAGGGATAGTGCCCCCAGGCACCAGCCCGTGA
- the DNAJC4 gene encoding dnaJ homolog subfamily C member 4 isoform X1, which yields MVATAGCPPAAMLPLRLCRLWPRSPPTRLFAEATRQRCLTGLSQVNFTFTAEDRIRDEGTATKVIQSGPSNYYELLGVHPGASPEQIKRAFFSKSKELHPDRDPGNPALHSRFVELSEAYQVLSREQSRRNYDHQLRWATPPKSPGTTAHPRSAHQTHSSSWTDPNAQYWAQFHGVRPQGPESRQQQHRHNQRVMGYCLLIMLAGMGLHYAAFRKLEQMHRSFMDEKDRIITAIYNDTRARARANRARLQQEQQQRQQLQPPPGPPPGPGIVPPGTSP from the exons ATGGTGGCAACCGCGGG CTGCCCGCCTGCCGCCATGCTGCCCCTGCGCCTATGCCGGCTGTGGCCCCGCAGCCCTCCCACCCGGCTCTTCGCAGAGGCCACCCGGCAGCG GTGCCTTACAGGCTTGTCTCAGGTAAACTTCACCTTCACTGCTGAGGACAGGATCAGAGATGAAGGGACAGCCACCAAGGTTATACA GTCTGGCCCCAGTAACTACTATGAACTGTTGGGGGTGCATCCTGGTGCCAGCCCTGAACAAATTAAACGAGCTTTCTTCTCCAAGTCCAAAGAG ctgcACCCTGACCGGGACCCTGGGAACCCGGCCCTGCACAGCCGCTTTGTGGAGCTGAGTGAAGCGTATCAAGTGCTTAGCCGGGAACAGAGTCGCCGCAACTACGACCACCAGCTCCGCTGGGCAACTCCCCCAAAGTCTCCAGGAACCACAGCCCATCCCAGGTCTGCTCATCAAACACACAG cAGCTCCTGGACAGACCCCAATGCACAATACTGGGCCCAGTTTCATGGCGTGAGGCCTCAGGGACCAGAATCGAGGCAGCAGCAGCACAGACACAACCAGCGGGTGATGGGGTACTGCCTCCTGATCATGCTGGCAGGCATGGGCCTGCACTATGCTGCCTTCAG GAAGCTGGAGCAGATGCATCGTAGCTTCATGGATGAAAAGGATCGGATCATCACAGCCATCTACAATGACACACGGGCCCGGGCCAG GGCCAACAGAGCCAGGCTCCAGCAGGAGCaacagcagaggcagcagctgcAGCCACCACCCGGGCCTCCCCCAGGCCCAGGGATAGTGCCCCCAGGCACCAGCCCGTGA
- the DNAJC4 gene encoding dnaJ homolog subfamily C member 4 isoform X5, whose product MVATAGCPPAAMLPLRLCRLWPRSPPTRLFAEATRQRSGPSNYYELLGVHPGASPEQIKRAFFSKSKELHPDRDPGNPALHSRFVELSEAYQVLSREQSRRNYDHQLRWATPPKSPGTTAHPRSAHQTHSSSWTDPNAQYWAQFHGVRPQGPESRQQQHRHNQRVMGYCLLIMLAGMGLHYAAFRKLEQMHRSFMDEKDRIITAIYNDTRARARANRARLQQEQQQRQQLQPPPGPPPGPGIVPPGTSP is encoded by the exons ATGGTGGCAACCGCGGG CTGCCCGCCTGCCGCCATGCTGCCCCTGCGCCTATGCCGGCTGTGGCCCCGCAGCCCTCCCACCCGGCTCTTCGCAGAGGCCACCCGGCAGCG GTCTGGCCCCAGTAACTACTATGAACTGTTGGGGGTGCATCCTGGTGCCAGCCCTGAACAAATTAAACGAGCTTTCTTCTCCAAGTCCAAAGAG ctgcACCCTGACCGGGACCCTGGGAACCCGGCCCTGCACAGCCGCTTTGTGGAGCTGAGTGAAGCGTATCAAGTGCTTAGCCGGGAACAGAGTCGCCGCAACTACGACCACCAGCTCCGCTGGGCAACTCCCCCAAAGTCTCCAGGAACCACAGCCCATCCCAGGTCTGCTCATCAAACACACAG cAGCTCCTGGACAGACCCCAATGCACAATACTGGGCCCAGTTTCATGGCGTGAGGCCTCAGGGACCAGAATCGAGGCAGCAGCAGCACAGACACAACCAGCGGGTGATGGGGTACTGCCTCCTGATCATGCTGGCAGGCATGGGCCTGCACTATGCTGCCTTCAG GAAGCTGGAGCAGATGCATCGTAGCTTCATGGATGAAAAGGATCGGATCATCACAGCCATCTACAATGACACACGGGCCCGGGCCAG GGCCAACAGAGCCAGGCTCCAGCAGGAGCaacagcagaggcagcagctgcAGCCACCACCCGGGCCTCCCCCAGGCCCAGGGATAGTGCCCCCAGGCACCAGCCCGTGA
- the DNAJC4 gene encoding dnaJ homolog subfamily C member 4 isoform X8 codes for MLPLRLCRLWPRSPPTRLFAEATRQRSGPSNYYELLGVHPGASPEQIKRAFFSKSKELHPDRDPGNPALHSRFVELSEAYQVLSREQSRRNYDHQLRWATPPKSPGTTAHPRSAHQTHSSSWTDPNAQYWAQFHGVRPQGPESRQQQHRHNQRVMGYCLLIMLAGMGLHYAAFRKLEQMHRSFMDEKDRIITAIYNDTRARARANRARLQQEQQQRQQLQPPPGPPPGPGIVPPGTSP; via the exons ATGCTGCCCCTGCGCCTATGCCGGCTGTGGCCCCGCAGCCCTCCCACCCGGCTCTTCGCAGAGGCCACCCGGCAGCG GTCTGGCCCCAGTAACTACTATGAACTGTTGGGGGTGCATCCTGGTGCCAGCCCTGAACAAATTAAACGAGCTTTCTTCTCCAAGTCCAAAGAG ctgcACCCTGACCGGGACCCTGGGAACCCGGCCCTGCACAGCCGCTTTGTGGAGCTGAGTGAAGCGTATCAAGTGCTTAGCCGGGAACAGAGTCGCCGCAACTACGACCACCAGCTCCGCTGGGCAACTCCCCCAAAGTCTCCAGGAACCACAGCCCATCCCAGGTCTGCTCATCAAACACACAG cAGCTCCTGGACAGACCCCAATGCACAATACTGGGCCCAGTTTCATGGCGTGAGGCCTCAGGGACCAGAATCGAGGCAGCAGCAGCACAGACACAACCAGCGGGTGATGGGGTACTGCCTCCTGATCATGCTGGCAGGCATGGGCCTGCACTATGCTGCCTTCAG GAAGCTGGAGCAGATGCATCGTAGCTTCATGGATGAAAAGGATCGGATCATCACAGCCATCTACAATGACACACGGGCCCGGGCCAG GGCCAACAGAGCCAGGCTCCAGCAGGAGCaacagcagaggcagcagctgcAGCCACCACCCGGGCCTCCCCCAGGCCCAGGGATAGTGCCCCCAGGCACCAGCCCGTGA
- the DNAJC4 gene encoding dnaJ homolog subfamily C member 4 isoform X4, whose product MLPLRLCRLWPRSPPTRLFAEATRQRCLTGLSQVNFTFTAEDRIRDEGTATKVIQSGPSNYYELLGVHPGASPEQIKRAFFSKSKELHPDRDPGNPALHSRFVELSEAYQVLSREQSRRNYDHQLRWATPPKSPGTTAHPRSAHQTHSSSWTDPNAQYWAQFHGVRPQGPESRQQQHRHNQRVMGYCLLIMLAGMGLHYAAFRKLEQMHRSFMDEKDRIITAIYNDTRARARANRARLQQEQQQRQQLQPPPGPPPGPGIVPPGTSP is encoded by the exons ATGCTGCCCCTGCGCCTATGCCGGCTGTGGCCCCGCAGCCCTCCCACCCGGCTCTTCGCAGAGGCCACCCGGCAGCG GTGCCTTACAGGCTTGTCTCAGGTAAACTTCACCTTCACTGCTGAGGACAGGATCAGAGATGAAGGGACAGCCACCAAGGTTATACA GTCTGGCCCCAGTAACTACTATGAACTGTTGGGGGTGCATCCTGGTGCCAGCCCTGAACAAATTAAACGAGCTTTCTTCTCCAAGTCCAAAGAG ctgcACCCTGACCGGGACCCTGGGAACCCGGCCCTGCACAGCCGCTTTGTGGAGCTGAGTGAAGCGTATCAAGTGCTTAGCCGGGAACAGAGTCGCCGCAACTACGACCACCAGCTCCGCTGGGCAACTCCCCCAAAGTCTCCAGGAACCACAGCCCATCCCAGGTCTGCTCATCAAACACACAG cAGCTCCTGGACAGACCCCAATGCACAATACTGGGCCCAGTTTCATGGCGTGAGGCCTCAGGGACCAGAATCGAGGCAGCAGCAGCACAGACACAACCAGCGGGTGATGGGGTACTGCCTCCTGATCATGCTGGCAGGCATGGGCCTGCACTATGCTGCCTTCAG GAAGCTGGAGCAGATGCATCGTAGCTTCATGGATGAAAAGGATCGGATCATCACAGCCATCTACAATGACACACGGGCCCGGGCCAG GGCCAACAGAGCCAGGCTCCAGCAGGAGCaacagcagaggcagcagctgcAGCCACCACCCGGGCCTCCCCCAGGCCCAGGGATAGTGCCCCCAGGCACCAGCCCGTGA
- the DNAJC4 gene encoding dnaJ homolog subfamily C member 4 isoform X9 has protein sequence MPAVAPQPSHPALRRGHPAAVPYRLVSGLAPVTTMNCWGCILVPALNKLNELSSPSPKSRFVELSEAYQVLSREQSRRNYDHQLRWATPPKSPGTTAHPRSAHQTHSSSWTDPNAQYWAQFHGVRPQGPESRQQQHRHNQRVMGYCLLIMLAGMGLHYAAFRKLEQMHRSFMDEKDRIITAIYNDTRARARANRARLQQEQQQRQQLQPPPGPPPGPGIVPPGTSP, from the exons ATGCCGGCTGTGGCCCCGCAGCCCTCCCACCCGGCTCTTCGCAGAGGCCACCCGGCAGCG GTGCCTTACAGGCTTGTCTCAG GTCTGGCCCCAGTAACTACTATGAACTGTTGGGGGTGCATCCTGGTGCCAGCCCTGAACAAATTAAACGAGCTTTCTTCTCCAAGTCCAAAGAG CCGCTTTGTGGAGCTGAGTGAAGCGTATCAAGTGCTTAGCCGGGAACAGAGTCGCCGCAACTACGACCACCAGCTCCGCTGGGCAACTCCCCCAAAGTCTCCAGGAACCACAGCCCATCCCAGGTCTGCTCATCAAACACACAG cAGCTCCTGGACAGACCCCAATGCACAATACTGGGCCCAGTTTCATGGCGTGAGGCCTCAGGGACCAGAATCGAGGCAGCAGCAGCACAGACACAACCAGCGGGTGATGGGGTACTGCCTCCTGATCATGCTGGCAGGCATGGGCCTGCACTATGCTGCCTTCAG GAAGCTGGAGCAGATGCATCGTAGCTTCATGGATGAAAAGGATCGGATCATCACAGCCATCTACAATGACACACGGGCCCGGGCCAG GGCCAACAGAGCCAGGCTCCAGCAGGAGCaacagcagaggcagcagctgcAGCCACCACCCGGGCCTCCCCCAGGCCCAGGGATAGTGCCCCCAGGCACCAGCCCGTGA